The Euphorbia lathyris chromosome 2, ddEupLath1.1, whole genome shotgun sequence genome includes a window with the following:
- the LOC136219321 gene encoding uncharacterized protein: METIPPSEPLDLDTIRSGIRELEEIQSNCNDDTVAESLPSDSDQLLEDCALGLESKVQQIVSECSDFSLLGIEDLDAFVEHLKEELSVAEAESTKISNEIEVLTRKHMEDSSTLEGDTELLKFTLDLVSSQDMEKGKELTDSSDSTNVLGDCQFEILELDNQIEKSKTVLKSLQDFDSIIKRIDSVEQIEDTLSGLKVIDFDGNCIRLSLRTYLPKLEDLSCQQKIEDAGQPSEINHELLIELVSGTMELKDVEMFPNDIYISDILDAAKSFRESFSHTALMETRSSLEWFVRGVQDRIVLCTLRRLLVKSGNKSRHSFEYLDRDETIIAHLVGGVDAFIKLCQGWPLSDSPLKLLSLKSSDHHSQEISLSFLCKVEEMVNSLDIHLRLNLLSFADAIEKLLLEQMRIQLHAGSS; the protein is encoded by the exons ATGGAAACTATCCCTCCATCAGAACCTCTTGACCTAGACACCATTCGCAG TGGGATAAGAGAGCTCGAAGAAATACAGAGTAATTGCAATGACGATACTGTGGCTGAAAGTCTCCCTTCAGATTCTGACCAATTACTGGAAGATTGTGCTCTTGGGCTCGAG AGTAAAGTGCAGCAGATTGTGTCTGAGTGCAGTGACTTCAGCCTCTTAGGGATTGAAGATTTGG ATGCATTTGTAGAGCATCTGAAAGAGGAGCTCAGTGTCGCAGAGGCTGAGAGCACTAAGATCTCCAATGAAATTGAGGTTCTTACAAGAAAACATATGGAAG ATTCTAGTACATTGGAGGGTGATACTGAACTGTTGAAGTTCACATTAGATCTTGTATCATCACAG GATATGGAGAAGGGAAAGGAACTCACTGACTCCTCTGATTCAACAAATGTACTTGGAGATTGCCAGTTTGAG ATTTTAGAGCTTGATAATCAGATAGAGAAAAGCAAAACAGTTTTGAAGTCCTTGCAAGATTTTGATTCCATAATCAAAAG GATTGATTCTGTGGAACAAATTGAAGATACATTATCAGGTCTGAAAGTCATTGACTTTGACGGGAACTGTATAAGATTGTCATTGCGAACTTATCTTCCAAAATTAGAAGATCTATCATGTCAACAAAAGATTGAAGATGCTGGTCAACCATCTGAAATAAATCACGAACTGCTGATAGAACTAGTTAGTGGAACAATGGAGCTTAAAGATGTTGAG ATGTTTCCAAATGATATATACATAAGTGATATTCTTGATGCTGCAAAATCTTTCAG GGAATCATTTTCACACACAGCATTGATGGAGACGAGGTCTTCACTGGAGTGGTTTGTCAGAGGAGTTCAAGATAGGATTGTCCTCTGCACCTTGAGACGATTGCTGGTGAAGAGTGGAAATAAATCAAG GCACTCCTTTGAGTACTTGGATAGAGATGAGACAATTATAGCTCACTTGGTTGGAGGGGTTGATGCATTTATAAAGTTATGTCAAGGTTGGCCATTATCAGATTCTCCACTTAAACTTTTGTCTCTCAAAAGCTCAGATCACCATTCACAGGAAATTTCGTTAAGCTTTCTTTGCAAAGTTGAG GAAATGGTGAATTCCTTGGATATACACCTCCGTCTTAACTTGTTGAGCTTTGCGGATGCTATCGAAAAACTACTTCTCGAACAAATGCGCATACAGCTACATGCTGGCAGCTCCTAA
- the LOC136219322 gene encoding pentatricopeptide repeat-containing protein At5g66520-like, giving the protein MSYPQLSASGTRIINFLENCIFHPQLKQIQAQIILHKLHWNTTIAHHFITACQNLSLLHSSLLPLFFTHFSKPHVFTCNTLLRAFSHSQIPHIPFSIYSYMHANSIQPNHYTFPFLLKSVSDFKHLIQGQFVQAHVVKLGHLNDIFVQNSLLNVYASCGQMVLCRKLFDEMPDRDVVSWTILIMGYRDAENYDDSLISFEQMQYAGVVPNRVTMVNVLGACASFGAIEMGTWIHDFIRRNGWEVDVILGTSLIDMYMKCGRIDEGLNVFGSMKERNIFAWNAIIKGLGFAKFGQEAVCWFNRMEQQGLEPDEVTLLNVLSACSHSGMVHMGQQIFSSLVNGGYRFPPNAKHYSCMIDLFARAGYLDEAFKFIRGMPFEPTKPMWGSLLTGCRAHNNLEFSEFVARKLIELEPQNSAYYVILSNLYSEMGKWEDAAQVRELMISKGLKKDLGSSSVESESRNRILNYQCA; this is encoded by the coding sequence ATGTCATACCCACAACTCAGCGCTTCAGGAACGAGAATCATTAATTTTCTCGAGAATTGCATCTTTCATCCTCAATTGAAGCAAATCCAAGCTCAAATTATCCTCCATAAACTGCATTGGAACACCACAATTGCCCACCATTTTATCACTGCCTGTCAAAATCTATCCCTCCTGCACtcgtctcttcttcctctcttcttcACCCACTTCTCAAAACCCCATGTTTTCACTTGCAATACTCTTTTGAGAGCCTTCTCCCACTCTCAAATCCCTCATATTCCTTTTTCAATTTACTCTTATATGCACGCCAATTCCATTCAACCTAACCATTACACTTTCCCTTTTCTTCTTAAATCTGTATCTGACTTTAAGCATCTCATTCAAGGCCAATTTGTGCAGGCCCATGTCGTAAAGCTAGGTcatttaaatgatatttttgtccaaaactCTTTGTTGAATGTCTATGCTTCATGTGGACAAATGGTTTTGTGTCGCAAACTGTTCGACGAAATGCCTGACAGGGATGTTGTCTCATGGACAATTTTGATTATGGGGTATAGGGATGCTGAGAACTATGATGATTCATTGATTTCGTTTGAGCAGATGCAATATGCAGGTGTAGTGCCTAATCGTGTTACTATGGTGAATGTTTTAGGTGCCTGTGCGAGTTTTGGAGCCATTGAAATGGGTACCTGGATACATGATTTCATAAGGAGGAATGGATGGGAGGTGGATGTGATCTTAGGGACTTCTTTGATAGATATGTATATGAAATGTGGAAGAATTGATGAGGGCTTGAATGTGTTTGGAAGCATGAAAGAGAGGAACATTTTTGCTTGGAATGCAATTATAAAAGGCCTAGGTTTTGCTAAATTTGGACAGGAGGCTGTTTGCTGGTTCAATAGGATGGAGCAACAAGGGTTAGAGCCAGATGAAGTCACTTTGCTCAATGTACTTAGTGCTTGCAGCCACTCTGGTATGGTTCATATGGGTCAACAGATCTTTAGTTCATTAGTTAATGGAGGTTATCGATTTCCTCCTAATGCCAAGCACTATTCATGCATGATTGACCTCTTTGCGCGTGCTGGCTACCTGGACGAGGCTTTTAAATTCATCAGAGGAATGCCTTTTGAGCCCACAAAACCTATGTGGGGATCATTGCTTACTGGTTGTAGGGCTCATAACAACTTGGAGTTTAGTGAATTTGTGGCTAGGAAACTTATTGAATTGGAACCACAGAATAGTGCATATTATGTAATTCTGTCTAACTTGTATTCGGAGATGGGAAAATGGGAAGATGCTGCACAAGTAAGGGAACTAATGATCAGCAAGGGACTAAAGAAGGACTTGGGCTCTAGTTCTGTAGAATCTGAATCAAGAAATAGGATTTTAAATTATCAATGTGCTTGA